The Alphaproteobacteria bacterium US3C007 genomic interval CATTTGAGCGCGCGCAAAGCCGCGCGCTTGGCACAGGTTACCTATGCTGAACACGAAGCGATCCTGTCAATCGACCAAGCCCTCGCCGCCAATAGCCGTTTTGAGGATGGCCCCCGGATCTACCAAAAAGGTGACCCTAGCGCGGCCATCGCGCAAGCCACGCATAAAATCCAAGGTGAGATTGTGATTGGGGGGCAAGAACATTTTTACCTTGAAGGCCAAGCCGCGCTGGCCCTTCCGCAGGATGATCAGGAAATGGTCGTTCACAGCTCGACGCAACACCCCAGCGAAATACAGCATAAGGTTGCCGATGCTTTGGGTCTTCACATGCAAGATGTCCGCGTTGAAGTGCGGCGGATGGGCGGTGCGTTTGGGGGCAAGGAAAGCCAAGGCAACGCATTGGCCGTTGCCTGCGCCATCGCTGCCCGACATACCGGACGCCCCTGCAAAATGCGTTATGATCGCGATGACGATATGATGATCACTGGCAAACGCCATGATTTTCGCATTTCTTATCAAGCAGGTTTTGACGCAGAGGGGCGTATTTCCGGGGTCACATTCGTGCAATATGCGCGCTGCGGCTGGGCCCAAGACCTTTCGCTGCCCGTGGCGGATCGGGCGATGTTACATGCCGATAACGCCTATCATCTGCATCATTGCCGCATCGAAAGCCATCGTTTGAAAACCAATACGCAAAGCGCTACGGCCTTTCGCGGGTTTGGTGGCCCGCAAGGCATGTTGGGAATCGAGCGCGTGCTCGACCATATTGCGCATTATTTAAAGGAAGATGCGCTGGATATCCGGCGTCGTAATTTTTACGCCGATATGGCGGCAGCGCCGCGCTCATCTGCTCGGTCTGAAAACGCTCAAACCACACCCTATGGTATGCCGGTTACCGATTTTATTCTGCATCAATTGACCGATCAGTTGGCACAAACAAGCCAATATACAGACCGCAAGGCCGCAATTAAAACCTGGAATACGCAAAATCCCATTTTAAAACGCGGAATCGCGCTAACCCCTGTTAAATTTGGTATTTCCTTTACCTTAAGTCACCTTAATCAAGCGGGCGCTTTGGTGCATCTCTACCAAGATGGCAGCATCAGAATCAATCATGGCGGAACCGAGATGGGCCAAGGTCTGTTTCAAAAACTTGCCCAAGTGGCGGCTTTTGAATTTGGCGTTGATATGCAACAGATCAAAATCACGGCAACAGATACCGCAAAAGTGCCCAATACTTCTGCCACTGCGGCCAGTTCGGGAAGCGATTTGAACGGCATGGCAATCAAACGGGCTTGCGAACAGATCACCGCGCGCATCAGCGATTTTGTGAAACACTATTTTCAAAAACCCAACGCCATAGTGGGCTTTGAGAACAATCATGTAAGCGTCGATTCGCTGCGCGTGCCATTTCAAGAAATTGCTAAATTATGTTACGAAAACAGGATTAATTTATCGGCAAACGGGTTTTACAAAACACCCGGCCTTAAATGGGATCGCATCAAAGGCGAGGGGCGACCCTTCTTCTATTTCGCGTATGGCGCCGCTGTCAGCGAGGTTGTGATCGATCGTCTCACGGGTGAAAATCGCATTTTGCGCTGCGATATACTGCACGATGTGGGGGCCAGCCTTAATCCGGCGCTGGATATTGGCCAAATCGAGGGTGGATATGTGCAAGGCGCGGGCTGGTTAACCACCGAAGAATTGGTTTGGGATCAAAGCGGTCATTTGCGCACCCACGCGCCCTCAACCTATAAAATCCCAACCATTGGCGACAAACCGGATATTTTCAACGTTGCACTTTGGAACGGCCAAAACACGGAAAACACGATTTACCGCTCAAAAGCCGTAGGAGAGCCACCCTTTATGCTGGGCAACTCGGTCTTTATGGCGCTGAATCATGCGATTTCAGCATGCGGCGGTGCCTATCCCGACTTGCAAGCACCGGCAACGCCCGAACAAGTGCTTCGCTCTGTGCAGAGAGCGCAAGCGCATGGGGTTTGATTTAGACGCGCTGACCCAAGCGGCCCGCCAACACGGGCCCATCGCCCGCGTGGTCGTGGCGGATGTTGTAGGATCCACCCCGCGCGATACCGGCGCCTCAATGCTGGTTTGGAAAACCGGACAAAGCGGTACGATCGGGGGCGGTGCGCTTGAATACCAAGCCGCCCGCGCCGCGCGTAAAGCAATAGAGCAGGGGAAATCAAGCGCGCTGTTTAGCCGCCATCCGCTGGGGCCTGACTTGGGCCAATGCTGCGGCGGCTCAGTCGCGTTGGTAACCGAGTTTTTTTCAACGCAATCCATGCCCAAAGCCGATGGAAATTTGCTGATAAGGCGCATCACCGGCGCGCCGACGCTGCCCTTATCGGCCAAACGCATTCTGGCAGATCAGCGCGGACAAGGGGTTGTGCCAAAACCCGGTCTCTATGATGGCTGGATGATCGAACCTGTTTTTGCGCCCAGCGCGCAGCTTTGGATCTGGGGGGCCGGTCATGTCGGACGCGCCTTGGTGCATATGTTTGCCACGCTGCCCGATTTAGAGATCACTTGGGTCGATACGGATCTTTCACGCTTTCCAGATCGCGCTCCGGAACGGGTAACCGTGCTGCCTGCAAAAGCCCCAGCCGCGCTGATCAAGCATGCACCCCAAACGGCGCAGCATCTTATCCTGACATTTTCGCACAGTTTGGATTTAGAATTGTGCAATGGGTTGCTGCGGCACGGGTTTGACTGGACAGGGCTGATAGGATCTGCCACCAAATGGGCGCGTTTTAAAAAACGTCTGCAAGCTCTTGGGCATAATCCGGCCAGCATCAACCGGATCACCTGTCCCATCGGATCACGCGATTTTGGCAAGCATCCAGCCGAAATCGCCATCGGGGTTAGCGCAGCGTTTTTGGCAAGGCGCGTTGAGAACCGTGCCTTAACAAGGAAGAAAGCGTGACAGACGTTCTGATGGAAATCCGCGGGCTCAGCAAAAGCTACCCGGGCGTGGTTGCAAATGACGAGGTATCATTTGATATCAAGCAGCATGAAATCCATGCGCTTTTGGGGGAAAATGGTGCGGGAAAATCAACGCTTGTAAAAATGATTTATGGGTTGGTCCGCCCGGATCAAGGCGCCATGAAGCTGAGCGGCCAAGCTTTTGCTCCTGGCGAGCCAAAGGTTGCGCGAAGCCAAGGCGTTGGAATGGTGTTTCAGCATTTTTCCCTTTTTGATGCGCTGAATGTGGGGGAAAACATCGCCTTAGGCATGGAAAACGTATTGCCTCAACGCGATTTGGCGCAGCGCATTCGAGAAGTTTCTCAGGCCTATGGGCTGCCGCTTGATCCAAACCGCATCGTTGGCAGCTTATCCGCAGGAGAGCGCCAGCGCGTTGAAATCATCCGTTGCCTGTTGCAAAATCCGAAATTGCTGATCATGGATGAGCCCACATCGGTGCTGACACCGCAGGAAGTGCAAACCCTGTTTGCGACCCTGCGAAAGCTCAAATCAGAGGGTACTTCAATCCTTTATATCAGCCATAAGCTGGAAGAGATCCGCAGTCTGTGTGACACGGCAACCATCCTGCGACGTGGCAAGAAAGTGGCGGGCTGCACGCCCTCGGACACCTCGGCCGCAGCTTTGGCCGAAATGATGGTTGGCGCAAGCTTTAAAGCCCCTCAGAAAAAACAGCACGAGCTGGGGAAAACCCGGCTTTCACTGAAAGCACTTACGCTTGCAGGCAAGGGTAGCGGAAAATCACCGATCAGCGACCTCAGCTTTGAAATCGCAGCAGGGGAAATTCTTGGGATCGGTGGCATCGCCGGAAATGGCCAAGAAGAATTATTGGCCGCTCTCTCGGGAGAGGCGCTTTCTGCGCCGCAAATGTGCCAGCTTAACGGAGAGAATATTGGTCATCTGGGCCCGAATGCGCGGCGAACGCTTGGTTTGCTCTGCGCCCCCGAAGAACGGTTGGGCCACGCAGCCGCGCCAAATATGAGCCTGATTGAAAATGCACTGCTTACCGGTGCGCTGCGCAAAAAGCTGGTTAAAAACGGATTTTTGAACTGGGGTCGCGCAGAAAACTTTGCCAAAACCATCATCCATGAATTTGATGTCAGAACCCCCGGCACCGCGAATACTGCGGCCTCTTTATCGGGGGGAAATTTACAAAAATTTGTTATTGGGCGCGAGGTTTTACAAGATCCTGATGTTTTGGTGGTCAACCAGCCGACATGGGGCGTTGATGCCGCCGCCGCTGCCGCCATTCGCCAATCGCTTTTGGATCTGGCCGCCAAAGGCGCTGCAATTTTGATTATTTCGCAGGATTTGGATGAACTTATCGAGATTTCAGATCGCTTTGGTGCGCTTTATGAAGGCCGCCTATCGCAGATCAAAAAAACAGCTGGGTTAACGATTGAGGATATTGGCTTGATGATGGGCAGCGCAACCGCAGAGGCAACCCCATGATCCATATGGAAAAACGGCTTAACCCCTCGGCGCTGCTCACAACCATCACGCCCGTGCTGGCGGTACTTTTGACGATGGTGATGGGGGGCGCAATGTTTGCCATTTTGGGCAAGCCCCCGCTCGAAGCGATTCGGATTATTTTTTGGGATCCTTTGTTCGACCCAACATTTGCGTCTTATTCACGCCCGCAGCTTTTGGTAAAAGCCGGCCCGCTTATTTTAATTGCGATCGGGCTTTCATTCGGCTTTCGCGCGGGCATATGGAATATCGGCGCGGAAGGGCAATATATTATCGGGGCGATTTGCGGAGCCGCTGTGGGTTTGGCGCTTTATCCACTGGAAAGCCGCCTAATTTTTCCGCTGATGGTTCTTGCCGGTGCTTTGGGCGGCTGGATCTGGGCCATGATACCCGCGTTGTTGCGCACCCGTTTCAACACCAATGAAATTTTGGTTTCGCTGATGCTGGTCTATGTCGCGGAATCCTTTCTGGCCTCTGTGTCGCAAGGCCTGTTGAAAAATCCAGAAGGGATGGGGTTTCCCGGTTCGCGAAACCTACGCCAATATGACAGCACGCATAATGCAGAATTGATCAGCGGCTCGGGGATGCATTGGGGCGTCGTGGTAGCGTTTATCAGCGTTATCTTCGCCTATATCCTACTCACCCAACATCTACGCGGATTTCAAATTCGTTTGACCGGCGAAGCGCCGAAGGCGGCAGAATTTGCGGGGATTAAACCCTCAAGACTGGTGTTATTTTGCCTTGGTTTTTCAGGTATTTTGGCAGGTATGGCCGGACTATTTGAAGTCAGTGGTCCAGCTGGGCAGATCACCACTGATTTCAATTCGGGCTATGGGTTTACCGCGATTATTGTCGCCTTTTTGGGGCGGCTGAACCCTTGGGGAATTCTGGCAGCAGGGCTGTTGATGGCGCTGACCTATATCGGTGGCGAGTTGGCGCAGTTGATGCTGGGGGTTCCGGGGGCCTCGATCCAGTTATTTCAAGGCATGTTATTATTCTTTTTGCTCGCGACTGATTTATTTATCAATTACCGCATTCGTTTTGGAAGGGGAAAGTAATGGACCTTTCATCCATTAACCCAATTTTGCTTTTGGCCTCCCTTATGGTATCGGCCACGCCTATTTTATTGGCCGCCATTGGCGAAGTTGTGGTGGAACGCTCCGGCGTGCTCAATTTGGGCGTTGAAGGCCTTATGATCACGGGGGCTGTGATTGGCTTTGCAGTTGCGATCAACACGTCGAGCCCGGGAATAGGGTTTATATGCGCCGCCCTCGCAGCGGCCCTCTTATCACTAAGCTTTGCCGTGTTAACCCAGATTTTCCTGTCCAATCAGGTGGCAACGGGCTTGGGCTTAACCTTGGTTGGGCTTGGATTATCCGCGCTGATTGGCAAGCCGTATGAAGGCATGAAATCCCCCAGCCTTGATAAACTGGATTTCCCTTTGCTGTCTGATTTACCGGTTTTGGGGCCCTTATTATTTTCACATGACGCGATGGTATATGTTTCAGTGATTATCGTGATCCTGGTGGCCTACACATTAAAACGCACGCGGGTTGGCTTGATTTTACGGGCGGTGGGTGAAAACCACCACGCCGCCCACGCGCTTGGCTATAAGGTGATCCGGATTCGAATTTTGGCCATCATGTTTGGTGGCGCCTGCAGCGGGTTGGGCGGCGCTTATCTGAGCTTGGTGCGGGTGCCGCAATGGACCGAGGGCATGACAGCCGGCGCCGGATGGATCGCCTTGGCCATTGTGGTCTTTGGCAGTTGGCGCCCCTGGCGGGTGTTGATTGGTGCCTATTTATTTGGCGGCGTAACCGTTTTGCAGCTTAACTTGCAAGCTGCCGGGGCCGCGATTCCGGTCGAGTACTTGTCCATGTCACCATATCTGATAACTATTGCTGTATTGGTTTTCATTTCGGCCAAAGGCAACCAAGGGGCACCTGGATCTTTGGGCCGGGCGTTCCATGCCTCATCTTGAGGCACTCATAATCTGAAAAGGAGTAGTTTATGACGATAAAATCTATCTTAGCAGGGGCCGCGGTGGCTCTTGGCCTATCCACAGCCGCCTTCGCGGCCGATGTAAAAGTTGGCTTCGTCTATGTTGGGCCAACCGGCGATCATGGTTGGACCTATCG includes:
- the xdhB gene encoding xanthine dehydrogenase molybdopterin binding subunit, whose product is MSHGHPLPHDAAHLHVTGAARYVDDLPCPANCLHLAFGLSSIASGQITDLSLDRVRAHEGVIAVLTADDVPFSNDVSPAAGDEPLLSEGRVHYIGQPIFLVIATSHLSARKAARLAQVTYAEHEAILSIDQALAANSRFEDGPRIYQKGDPSAAIAQATHKIQGEIVIGGQEHFYLEGQAALALPQDDQEMVVHSSTQHPSEIQHKVADALGLHMQDVRVEVRRMGGAFGGKESQGNALAVACAIAARHTGRPCKMRYDRDDDMMITGKRHDFRISYQAGFDAEGRISGVTFVQYARCGWAQDLSLPVADRAMLHADNAYHLHHCRIESHRLKTNTQSATAFRGFGGPQGMLGIERVLDHIAHYLKEDALDIRRRNFYADMAAAPRSSARSENAQTTPYGMPVTDFILHQLTDQLAQTSQYTDRKAAIKTWNTQNPILKRGIALTPVKFGISFTLSHLNQAGALVHLYQDGSIRINHGGTEMGQGLFQKLAQVAAFEFGVDMQQIKITATDTAKVPNTSATAASSGSDLNGMAIKRACEQITARISDFVKHYFQKPNAIVGFENNHVSVDSLRVPFQEIAKLCYENRINLSANGFYKTPGLKWDRIKGEGRPFFYFAYGAAVSEVVIDRLTGENRILRCDILHDVGASLNPALDIGQIEGGYVQGAGWLTTEELVWDQSGHLRTHAPSTYKIPTIGDKPDIFNVALWNGQNTENTIYRSKAVGEPPFMLGNSVFMALNHAISACGGAYPDLQAPATPEQVLRSVQRAQAHGV
- the xdhC gene encoding xanthine dehydrogenase accessory protein XdhC, which produces MGFDLDALTQAARQHGPIARVVVADVVGSTPRDTGASMLVWKTGQSGTIGGGALEYQAARAARKAIEQGKSSALFSRHPLGPDLGQCCGGSVALVTEFFSTQSMPKADGNLLIRRITGAPTLPLSAKRILADQRGQGVVPKPGLYDGWMIEPVFAPSAQLWIWGAGHVGRALVHMFATLPDLEITWVDTDLSRFPDRAPERVTVLPAKAPAALIKHAPQTAQHLILTFSHSLDLELCNGLLRHGFDWTGLIGSATKWARFKKRLQALGHNPASINRITCPIGSRDFGKHPAEIAIGVSAAFLARRVENRALTRKKA
- a CDS encoding ABC transporter ATP-binding protein, whose amino-acid sequence is MTDVLMEIRGLSKSYPGVVANDEVSFDIKQHEIHALLGENGAGKSTLVKMIYGLVRPDQGAMKLSGQAFAPGEPKVARSQGVGMVFQHFSLFDALNVGENIALGMENVLPQRDLAQRIREVSQAYGLPLDPNRIVGSLSAGERQRVEIIRCLLQNPKLLIMDEPTSVLTPQEVQTLFATLRKLKSEGTSILYISHKLEEIRSLCDTATILRRGKKVAGCTPSDTSAAALAEMMVGASFKAPQKKQHELGKTRLSLKALTLAGKGSGKSPISDLSFEIAAGEILGIGGIAGNGQEELLAALSGEALSAPQMCQLNGENIGHLGPNARRTLGLLCAPEERLGHAAAPNMSLIENALLTGALRKKLVKNGFLNWGRAENFAKTIIHEFDVRTPGTANTAASLSGGNLQKFVIGREVLQDPDVLVVNQPTWGVDAAAAAAIRQSLLDLAAKGAAILIISQDLDELIEISDRFGALYEGRLSQIKKTAGLTIEDIGLMMGSATAEATP
- a CDS encoding ABC transporter permease gives rise to the protein MIHMEKRLNPSALLTTITPVLAVLLTMVMGGAMFAILGKPPLEAIRIIFWDPLFDPTFASYSRPQLLVKAGPLILIAIGLSFGFRAGIWNIGAEGQYIIGAICGAAVGLALYPLESRLIFPLMVLAGALGGWIWAMIPALLRTRFNTNEILVSLMLVYVAESFLASVSQGLLKNPEGMGFPGSRNLRQYDSTHNAELISGSGMHWGVVVAFISVIFAYILLTQHLRGFQIRLTGEAPKAAEFAGIKPSRLVLFCLGFSGILAGMAGLFEVSGPAGQITTDFNSGYGFTAIIVAFLGRLNPWGILAAGLLMALTYIGGELAQLMLGVPGASIQLFQGMLLFFLLATDLFINYRIRFGRGK
- a CDS encoding ABC transporter permease is translated as MDLSSINPILLLASLMVSATPILLAAIGEVVVERSGVLNLGVEGLMITGAVIGFAVAINTSSPGIGFICAALAAALLSLSFAVLTQIFLSNQVATGLGLTLVGLGLSALIGKPYEGMKSPSLDKLDFPLLSDLPVLGPLLFSHDAMVYVSVIIVILVAYTLKRTRVGLILRAVGENHHAAHALGYKVIRIRILAIMFGGACSGLGGAYLSLVRVPQWTEGMTAGAGWIALAIVVFGSWRPWRVLIGAYLFGGVTVLQLNLQAAGAAIPVEYLSMSPYLITIAVLVFISAKGNQGAPGSLGRAFHASS